Genomic DNA from Paenibacillus sp. MBLB1832:
GAATCATGGAATCCCGCCTCGAACGGTACTGACGGAAGTACGAGTACCCGCTGGTGCGCAGCAGATAGCAGTACAGGACATTGGTTGGAAGTCGATCTTGGAACAAGCCGTAATTTAACCGGTGCCCAATTGGTATGGGAGCAGTCTGCGAATTATAAGTACAAAGTTGAGGTATCAGCAGATCATGTGAATTGGACTTTGGCTGTGGATAATACAGCCACTACTAGCTCAAGTATCGTTCAAAACTTATCCTTTACTCAAAATGGCAAGCGATACCTACGAGTTACAGTGACAGGATTGCCCTGGGGTGTATGGGCGAGCTTGTATGAGCTGAAAGCATTCGGTTCGTAAATTGAATTGAAAGGACGAGGAAGATTGCCTCGAACCATCTGGCTTGCCTAGTGGTCGGCGATCTTCTTCCGATAAACACACTTCTAAGTGATTCCCATTCTGTCTGTATCCATAAAGGAGAATAGTTGAAATGCCGATTAACAATAAATTGAAAAAAGTCTGGTATGGCGGAGATTACAATCCAGAGCAGTGGGACAAAAGGTATTGGGATGAAGATGTACGATTGTTTCAGCTTGCAGGAATTGACGTAGCTACAGTCAATGTATTCTCCTGGCCGCTCTTACAGCCGGCGGAAGACGAATATGATTTTTCCATGCTCGATAGCATCATGGAGAAATTACAGGAAGGTAATATCGGCATAATTCTTGGCACCAGCACGGCTGCACATCCAGCATGGATGGCTGCCCGATATCCAGATATTCTTCGGGTAGATTGGGAGGGACGTAAGCGCACTTATGGCGGTCGGCATAATTCGTGTCCAAACAGCCCCACATACCGCAATTATGCTGCTGCCCTCGCCGAAAAGCTGGCTGAGCGTTACGGCAATCATCCCGGATTGCTACTCTGGCACGTCAACAATGAAATGGGAGGATATTGTTATTGCGATAATTGCGCCAAGGCATTCCGAGTATGGCTTAAGAAACGTTACGGTACGATCGAAACACTGAATAAAGTATGGTATACCGCATTTTGGGGACATACCTTCTACGACTGGAATGAGATCGTTCCGCCAAATCTATTAAGCGAGGGGGTGCACTGGAACTGGCAACGCAGCAACCAAACTAGTATCTCGCTTGATTATTTCCGATTCGGTTCCGACAGCCTCCTTGCGTGCTACAAGCTTGAAGTAGAAGCAATTCGCAAGCATTCAAGAAACATTCCGATCACAACGAATTTTATGGGGACATATAAGGAAATGAACTATTTTGACTGGGCACCTTATATTGATGTCATATCCTGGGACAGCTACCCGGCACCAAATCAGCCTCCAAGTATGAATGCAATGACGCATGACCTCATGCGTGGATTAAAAGATGGCCAGCCGTTCATGCTGATGGAGCAGACGCCGAGTGTTGCCAATTGGCAGCCATATTGTAAGCTGAAACGTCCGGGGGAGATGAAAAAGTGGAGCTATCAGGCAGTGGCTCATGGTGCAGATACGGTTATGTTCTTTCAGCTTCGTAAATCGCTTGGGTCGTGCGAGAAGATGCATGGAGCGGTCATTGAGCATGTTGGACATGGCAACACCCGGGTGTTCAGGGAATGCGCCGAGCTTGGGGAAGAGCTCGGCAGGCTCGGCGATGTGCTGATTGACGCACGACCCGATGCACAGGTTGGCATTTTATACGATTGGGAGAATCGTTGGGCGGTAGAGTTGTCCAGCGGCCCCAGCAACGATCTTAACTATGTTAAGGAGGTACACAAATATTACGATGCGCTGTACGATTTGCATATCCCCGTAGATATGGTGGGTTTGAATGGGGATTTCAACCGATACGAGGTAATTATTGCGCCACTCCTGTACATGATCAAGCCGGGCTTCGCAGCCAAGGTAGAGAGCTTCGTTGAAGCGGGTGGCACTTTCCTGACGACTTATTTCAGCGGTATTGTCAATGAAACGGACCTTGCCGTGACGGGAGGATATCCGGGTGAGCTCCGTAAGGTTCTTGGTATTTGGGCGGAAGAGATCGATGCGCTGTATCCTGAAGATACGAATGAACTCGTCATGAACGGAGCTATCCAAGAGCTTCAGGGCACATTCTCCTGCTCCTTCCTATGTGAACTTATTCATACGGAGACCGCGGAGGTGATGGCCACTTATGGCGAGGATTTCTACGCGGGCATGCCTGCATTGACGGTTAATCGGTACGGACAAGGGTTGGCTTATTATGTAGCTACGAGCCCAGAAAAGCCATTCTTAGTTAAATTGCTGGAGTATATTTGCAAGGAAAAAGGGATTGAGTCACTCCTTCCTTTTCAACAGCAGGGAATTGAAGCATCAAGAAGGGTAAAGGATGGCAGGAACTATCTGTTTCTCATCAACCACAATAACACTTCATTCGTTGCTAATACGGGCCTGCCATCCTCATTTGAGCTCTTAAGCGGGAAACGTGTTACCCAAAATATCGAGTTGCCTGCCCATGGTGTTGCCATTTTGCAAGTTTGACAGAGACAGGGCTTTATTCTATAAAAATAGTCCAGGAGGAGATACATTGAAAATTAAACAAATAAAAATATATCGTTGGCTGCTTTGTATGATTTTGAGTTGTTCCTTATTAATGTCATCTGTTCCAGTTGCGCTCGCAGAAATCGACACCTCTTTTACAGAGGAATATAAGCTAAGCGGTACTATATTTGGTTTAGTTGAACATTGGGGTGAAGGCTCCTTTGATACCATGTTCGATGGTAAGACGGATACCTTCTACGATTACAAAGAAGGAAGCGGCGGTTATGCTGGAATTGACCTTGGCGCCAATGCTGCCAAGAAGGTAACCAAGATTCGATTTTACCCGCGTGAAGGGGATTGGGTTATTCAATACCGTATGGTAGGCGGAAAGTTTCAGGGCTCTAACCTAAGTCCAAGCAGCGGCTTCGAGGACTTGTATACACTAGATAGTAGTGTAAGTAGTGGCTGGAATGAGATTTATCTCTCATCGAACAGCACGTATCGGTATTTGCGGTACCTATCTGCAGATGGGGGTTATGTGAACTTGGCGGAAGCCGAGTTCTATACGTCTGACCAACCGGTTCCAGTTCGAATGAATCAAATGGTTGTAAACCCCAGCAACGCAGAACTCTTAATCGGCGAAACAAAGCAGCTTGCCGTCAGTGGTATCTTCTCAGATGGCTCACAATT
This window encodes:
- a CDS encoding beta-galactosidase — its product is MPINNKLKKVWYGGDYNPEQWDKRYWDEDVRLFQLAGIDVATVNVFSWPLLQPAEDEYDFSMLDSIMEKLQEGNIGIILGTSTAAHPAWMAARYPDILRVDWEGRKRTYGGRHNSCPNSPTYRNYAAALAEKLAERYGNHPGLLLWHVNNEMGGYCYCDNCAKAFRVWLKKRYGTIETLNKVWYTAFWGHTFYDWNEIVPPNLLSEGVHWNWQRSNQTSISLDYFRFGSDSLLACYKLEVEAIRKHSRNIPITTNFMGTYKEMNYFDWAPYIDVISWDSYPAPNQPPSMNAMTHDLMRGLKDGQPFMLMEQTPSVANWQPYCKLKRPGEMKKWSYQAVAHGADTVMFFQLRKSLGSCEKMHGAVIEHVGHGNTRVFRECAELGEELGRLGDVLIDARPDAQVGILYDWENRWAVELSSGPSNDLNYVKEVHKYYDALYDLHIPVDMVGLNGDFNRYEVIIAPLLYMIKPGFAAKVESFVEAGGTFLTTYFSGIVNETDLAVTGGYPGELRKVLGIWAEEIDALYPEDTNELVMNGAIQELQGTFSCSFLCELIHTETAEVMATYGEDFYAGMPALTVNRYGQGLAYYVATSPEKPFLVKLLEYICKEKGIESLLPFQQQGIEASRRVKDGRNYLFLINHNNTSFVANTGLPSSFELLSGKRVTQNIELPAHGVAILQV